Proteins from one Mycolicibacter virginiensis genomic window:
- a CDS encoding DUF732 domain-containing protein, which yields MSWAARFTAPLAITGVAMGALVAAAPAHADEASFMKYLNTHGYTARYGNDEPISESSVRALGHMICENLRVGRTVEMQLPHYPAWPQFGLIAEAARQELCPGA from the coding sequence ATGAGTTGGGCAGCCCGGTTCACCGCGCCGTTGGCGATCACCGGTGTGGCGATGGGAGCGTTGGTCGCGGCAGCGCCGGCGCACGCCGACGAAGCCAGCTTCATGAAATACCTCAACACCCACGGCTACACCGCGCGCTACGGGAACGACGAGCCGATCTCGGAGTCCAGCGTGCGAGCCCTCGGGCACATGATCTGCGAGAACCTGCGGGTAGGGCGAACCGTCGAAATGCAACTGCCGCATTACCCGGCGTGGCCGCAGTTCGGCTTGATCGCCGAGGCGGCACGCCAGGAGTTGTGCCCGGGCGCCTAA